A window of Desulforegulaceae bacterium contains these coding sequences:
- a CDS encoding peptidylprolyl isomerase: MTLAQNGKTIKVHYTGKLENGETFDSSKGREPLEFTMGAGQMIPGFEKGVDGMKVGETKEIVVSPEEGYGERREDLVAEYDKSMFPENLELKEGMQLESQTETGQIIPLVVKKIETNKVTIDANHFLAGKKLVFEVEVVAVS, from the coding sequence ATGACTTTAGCCCAAAACGGTAAAACAATTAAAGTGCATTACACAGGCAAGCTTGAAAACGGAGAAACCTTTGATTCTTCAAAGGGAAGAGAGCCGCTTGAATTTACAATGGGTGCCGGCCAGATGATACCAGGATTTGAAAAAGGCGTAGACGGGATGAAAGTGGGTGAAACCAAAGAAATTGTTGTTTCTCCTGAAGAAGGATACGGCGAAAGAAGAGAAGATCTTGTTGCAGAATATGATAAATCAATGTTTCCAGAAAATCTGGAACTCAAAGAAGGAATGCAGCTTGAGTCACAAACAGAAACAGGACAAATAATTCCCCTTGTAGTTAAAAAAATCGAAACCAACAAGGTTACTATTGACGCAAATCATTTCCTGGCAGGAAAAAAACTTGTTTTTGAAGTTGAGGTTGTTGCTGTATCATAA
- a CDS encoding bacterioferritin: protein MTTAEKKERRQKVIDALNEARAMELHAIHQYMNQHYNLDDMDYGELAAKVKLIAIDEMRHGEMFAERIKELGGEPVTEPLDKVTKGQDVNLIFGFDAELEDDTIDKYNQFALICRENGDSTSVKIFEQIIDEEQAHFNYFDDVKEHIERLGNTYLAKIAGTPSDTGTGANGFVNTAN from the coding sequence ATGACAACAGCCGAAAAAAAAGAAAGAAGACAAAAGGTTATAGACGCTCTTAATGAAGCCAGAGCTATGGAACTTCATGCCATTCATCAGTATATGAATCAGCATTACAATTTAGACGATATGGACTATGGCGAACTTGCAGCCAAGGTGAAACTCATTGCAATAGATGAAATGCGCCATGGTGAAATGTTTGCTGAAAGAATCAAAGAACTTGGCGGAGAGCCAGTAACAGAACCTTTGGATAAAGTCACAAAAGGTCAGGATGTTAATTTAATCTTTGGTTTTGATGCAGAACTTGAAGATGACACTATAGACAAATACAATCAGTTTGCCCTGATATGCAGGGAAAACGGAGACAGCACAAGCGTGAAAATATTTGAGCAGATAATTGACGAGGAGCAGGCACATTTCAATTATTTTGATGATGTTAAAGAACATATTGAAAGACTTGGAAACACCTACCTTGCAAAAATTGCAGGGACTCCTTCTGATACAGGTACTGGGGCAAACGGATTTGTAAACACAGCCAATTAA
- a CDS encoding lysophospholipid acyltransferase family protein yields MKINTKNLITDKKFIRLVYHFIRTYSKTLRFEVVNEKKWMNLLNKGEKVILCTLHQQFFSYIRYFKTYSHLNPSLMISKSKDGEMIAGVAKHTGWHCARGSSSRGGKDALNEMIEQVEKSGIGAHIVDGPTGPVGIVKNGAVKMAATIGGYLVPMHSITEKDWHASSWDKFIIPKPFSKVKIVYGEPIKVEKTENIELLEKYRQKLENKLKPHLKYFD; encoded by the coding sequence ATGAAAATAAATACAAAAAACTTAATTACTGACAAAAAATTTATTAGGCTTGTTTATCATTTTATCAGGACATACTCAAAAACATTAAGATTTGAAGTTGTAAATGAAAAAAAATGGATGAACCTTTTAAATAAAGGTGAAAAAGTAATTTTATGTACACTCCATCAGCAGTTTTTTTCATATATCAGATATTTCAAAACCTACTCCCATCTAAATCCATCACTTATGATAAGCAAAAGCAAAGACGGTGAAATGATAGCAGGAGTTGCAAAACATACAGGATGGCATTGTGCACGGGGTTCTTCTTCAAGGGGTGGAAAAGATGCTCTTAACGAAATGATTGAACAAGTTGAGAAATCAGGAATTGGAGCCCATATTGTGGACGGACCCACAGGTCCTGTTGGAATAGTAAAAAACGGTGCAGTTAAAATGGCAGCCACCATTGGTGGTTATCTTGTTCCCATGCACTCAATCACTGAAAAAGACTGGCACGCCTCAAGCTGGGATAAATTTATAATTCCAAAACCTTTTTCAAAAGTTAAAATTGTTTACGGAGAGCCTATAAAGGTTGAAAAAACCGAAAACATTGAATTATTGGAAAAATACAGACAAAAACTTGAAAACAAACTAAAACCTCATTTAAAATATTTTGATTAA
- a CDS encoding phospholipase D-like domain-containing protein: MKKRPIVKPLMFFIAAILLSTGIFYFIKPLPDGTNFESDFQNVSQIKFLKDLTWVNKENTLEKDHEILNTILKKIDEAKDFILIDMFLFNDFMGKPLKKDQSLSNKLKNALIEKKKQNPDIFICVITDPINTVYNGLVNPIFEELEKNKIKLIFTNLDELRDSNPVYSAFYRVFLKSFGNSPAETIKSPFGDEKVSIRSYFKLLNFKANHRKTFICNTSSDIFAIVSSFNPHDPSSYHLNAGVLFNGKAALDLLESEKAVLEISGFKNFPEFNFNFDNQETREKIKIVTENKISQNLISLINSTQKEDSLELVMFYLSHRKTIKALKSAAKRGVKVKVLLDANKDAFGRKKNGIPNRVTGKELNNSGIFVKWGNTKGNQLHSKLVLIKKSSGENFLITGSANLTRRNLDNYNLETNVIVKAKTDTTFFKDVVNYVNILFSNTDSKQFSLDYDKLGKNLFLKRYLYLFMEKTGISTF; the protein is encoded by the coding sequence ATGAAAAAAAGACCAATAGTCAAACCATTAATGTTTTTTATTGCAGCTATACTTTTATCAACTGGAATCTTTTATTTTATCAAACCTCTTCCTGATGGAACTAACTTTGAAAGTGATTTTCAAAATGTTTCTCAAATCAAATTTTTAAAAGATCTGACCTGGGTTAATAAAGAAAACACCCTTGAAAAAGATCATGAAATTTTAAATACTATTTTAAAAAAAATTGATGAGGCAAAAGACTTTATTCTTATTGATATGTTTTTATTCAATGACTTTATGGGAAAACCTCTTAAAAAAGATCAAAGCCTTTCCAATAAGCTTAAAAATGCATTAATAGAAAAAAAGAAACAAAATCCTGATATTTTTATCTGTGTAATTACAGATCCAATAAACACAGTATACAACGGCCTTGTTAATCCTATATTTGAAGAACTTGAAAAAAATAAAATCAAGCTGATATTTACAAACCTTGATGAATTAAGGGACAGCAACCCTGTTTACTCTGCTTTTTACAGGGTTTTTTTAAAAAGTTTTGGAAACTCTCCTGCTGAAACAATAAAAAGCCCATTTGGAGATGAAAAAGTTTCCATAAGAAGCTATTTCAAGCTTTTAAACTTTAAGGCAAATCACAGAAAAACTTTTATCTGCAACACTTCTTCAGATATTTTTGCAATTGTAAGCTCTTTTAATCCTCATGACCCAAGTTCATACCACTTAAATGCCGGTGTTTTATTCAATGGAAAAGCAGCCCTTGATCTTCTTGAATCTGAAAAGGCAGTACTTGAAATTTCAGGTTTTAAAAACTTTCCTGAATTTAATTTTAATTTTGACAATCAAGAAACCAGGGAAAAAATAAAAATAGTCACAGAAAATAAAATTTCACAAAACTTAATAAGCCTTATTAATTCAACTCAAAAAGAAGATAGTCTTGAGCTTGTAATGTTTTATCTTTCCCATAGAAAAACAATAAAAGCACTTAAGTCAGCTGCAAAAAGAGGAGTAAAAGTAAAGGTTTTGCTTGATGCTAATAAAGACGCTTTTGGAAGAAAAAAAAATGGAATCCCAAATAGAGTTACTGGAAAAGAACTAAATAACAGCGGGATTTTTGTAAAATGGGGAAATACCAAAGGAAACCAGCTTCACTCAAAACTTGTTCTCATAAAAAAATCCTCGGGAGAAAATTTTCTTATCACAGGCTCTGCCAACCTTACCAGAAGAAACCTTGACAACTATAATCTTGAAACCAATGTTATTGTAAAAGCAAAAACAGATACAACTTTTTTTAAAGATGTTGTAAACTATGTTAATATCTTATTTTCAAATACAGACTCAAAACAATTCAGTCTGGACTATGATAAACTTGGTAAAAATTTGTTTTTAAAAAGATATTTATATTTATTTATGGAAAAAACAGGAATTTCAACTTTTTGA
- a CDS encoding M48 family metalloprotease gives MFENIIYFISALILSIFYTDSLSNNFSLKFSFGILILSFILFYFICDLLFKKASRNKELDLFKVYSKNLSILAIIIFGINLYIFEIPRIFTKNIITSQFETIAPLIMISIFTGFMILIWERSHSNNPEYNTNEISKKEFIFTQLGFSLPTIFPWFIISVVFDIFEFLPFKNKTIFYDSFLGQVVYGISLILLISVFIPILLKKFWKCTKLEDEETIKILNNLSKKTGVKYKEALIWPIFQGKMITAGVVGLFKNFRYILVTQAFCDYLSPDEKEAVIAHEFGHIKKNHIFLYLLIFAGFIVCLHAFLEPATILFLFLTPKTFTNSMLPQSFVSLFTAIIFISAFVLYFRYVFGFFMRNFERQADGYSFIISGSSFPLVSTFKKISRMSPGSEEEPNWHHYSIRQRIEFLFKCQMDNTQAKKHDKKVNYLLLVYFLTIALIFYGGTKINLYKAGFIKNKAEKIIISELQKNPDNFELYNYLGNLMMEQEKEEKAIKAFEKALDLNENLPETLNNLAWIYITSKNKNIQNANKGVNLAKKAAEIIDDPPSYLLDTLAEGYFRKGNREKACFLAKEAYKKSKGNNTYYKDQIKKICDKNSEIIY, from the coding sequence ATGTTTGAAAATATAATTTATTTTATTTCAGCTCTTATTCTCTCAATTTTTTACACTGATTCTCTATCAAATAATTTCAGCTTAAAATTTTCTTTTGGAATTTTAATTCTTTCATTTATTCTTTTTTACTTTATCTGCGATCTTTTATTCAAAAAAGCCTCTAGAAATAAAGAACTGGATTTATTTAAAGTTTACTCAAAAAACCTGTCAATACTTGCAATAATAATTTTTGGAATCAATCTCTATATTTTTGAAATCCCCAGGATTTTTACAAAAAATATAATAACTTCACAATTTGAAACCATAGCTCCTTTGATAATGATTTCAATATTTACAGGATTTATGATTCTAATCTGGGAAAGATCTCATTCAAACAATCCCGAATACAATACAAATGAAATTTCAAAAAAAGAATTTATTTTTACCCAGCTTGGATTTTCTCTTCCCACAATTTTTCCCTGGTTTATTATCTCGGTTGTTTTTGATATTTTTGAGTTTCTTCCATTTAAAAACAAAACAATTTTTTACGATTCTTTTTTAGGACAGGTGGTTTATGGAATTTCTTTAATTCTTTTAATCAGTGTTTTTATTCCTATTCTTCTTAAAAAATTTTGGAAATGCACAAAATTAGAAGATGAAGAAACAATAAAAATTTTAAACAATTTATCTAAAAAAACCGGAGTGAAATACAAAGAAGCCCTTATTTGGCCTATATTTCAGGGAAAAATGATAACCGCAGGAGTAGTGGGACTTTTCAAAAACTTCAGATATATTCTGGTTACCCAGGCATTTTGTGATTATCTTTCACCAGATGAAAAAGAAGCTGTAATTGCCCATGAATTTGGTCATATCAAAAAAAATCATATTTTTTTATACCTTCTTATATTTGCAGGTTTTATAGTCTGTTTACATGCTTTTCTTGAACCTGCTACAATTCTATTTTTATTCCTAACGCCTAAAACTTTTACAAATTCCATGCTTCCCCAAAGTTTTGTTTCTCTTTTTACTGCAATAATTTTCATATCTGCATTCGTTTTATACTTTAGATATGTTTTTGGTTTTTTCATGAGAAATTTTGAAAGACAGGCTGACGGATACAGTTTTATTATTTCAGGCTCATCATTTCCCCTTGTTTCAACCTTTAAAAAAATATCAAGGATGAGTCCTGGAAGCGAAGAGGAACCCAACTGGCATCACTACAGCATAAGACAAAGGATTGAATTTCTTTTTAAATGTCAGATGGACAATACCCAGGCAAAAAAACATGATAAAAAAGTTAATTATCTGCTTTTGGTTTATTTTTTAACAATTGCTCTCATATTTTATGGGGGAACAAAAATAAATCTATATAAAGCCGGGTTTATAAAAAATAAAGCTGAAAAAATAATTATATCTGAACTTCAAAAAAATCCTGATAACTTTGAACTTTACAATTATCTGGGTAATCTCATGATGGAACAGGAAAAAGAGGAAAAAGCTATAAAAGCATTTGAAAAAGCTTTAGACTTAAATGAAAACTTACCTGAAACCCTTAACAATCTTGCCTGGATTTATATTACATCTAAAAACAAAAACATTCAAAATGCCAACAAAGGAGTAAACCTTGCAAAAAAAGCAGCTGAGATCATTGACGATCCGCCTTCTTATCTCCTTGACACTCTTGCCGAAGGATATTTTAGAAAAGGAAATAGGGAAAAAGCCTGTTTTTTAGCTAAAGAAGCATATAAAAAATCCAAGGGAAACAATACCTATTATAAAGATCAAATAAAAAAAATCTGCGATAAAAACAGTGAAATTATTTACTGA
- a CDS encoding epoxyqueuosine reductase QueH, with protein MKLLLHTCCGPCTIFPLEQLRKENFEVMGFFYRHNIHPLSECMKREETLKKYAQDSNLPMIWQKGYEMEEFLRKVCFRESNRCQICYYDRLYATVKIAKKGNFEYFSSTLLYSKQQNHEKIIETAKALGKQNGVKFYYKDFREGWNYGIEKSKELGMYRQQYCGCIYSEKQRYIKMLDIKT; from the coding sequence ATGAAACTTCTTTTACACACCTGCTGTGGGCCATGCACAATTTTTCCCCTGGAGCAGCTCAGAAAAGAGAACTTTGAGGTAATGGGATTTTTTTACAGACACAATATCCACCCGCTTTCAGAGTGCATGAAAAGAGAAGAAACCCTGAAAAAATATGCCCAAGACTCAAATCTTCCAATGATCTGGCAAAAAGGATATGAAATGGAAGAATTTTTGAGAAAAGTCTGCTTCAGGGAATCAAACAGATGCCAAATTTGTTATTATGACAGGCTTTATGCCACTGTAAAAATTGCTAAAAAAGGAAACTTTGAATACTTTTCCTCTACTCTTTTATACAGCAAACAACAAAACCATGAAAAAATAATTGAAACTGCAAAAGCCCTTGGAAAACAAAACGGAGTAAAATTTTATTACAAAGATTTCAGGGAAGGCTGGAATTATGGAATAGAAAAATCAAAGGAACTTGGAATGTACAGACAACAATACTGCGGATGTATTTACAGTGAAAAGCAAAGATATATAAAAATGCTTGATATTAAAACTTAA
- a CDS encoding YggS family pyridoxal phosphate-dependent enzyme, whose protein sequence is MNIKKNIEEIENQIKNACKNSNRNDFPKLIAVSKTKPAEDIIKAFESGQIDFGENYIQEATDKIDSINNNEIRWHFIGRLQSNKARFAVKYFDLIHSVDSLKLAKEINKRAAAQDKIQNILIQINTGKEEQKSGIMPEDSENLFKEIINLKNIKILGLMAIPPFGMEEDEARKHFSLLQNTLNNLNEKFPKLKMTELSMGMSDDFHLAIEYNSTMVRVGTKIFGERSY, encoded by the coding sequence ATGAATATAAAAAAAAATATAGAAGAAATAGAAAATCAAATTAAAAATGCCTGTAAAAATTCCAATAGAAATGATTTTCCAAAACTCATTGCAGTGAGCAAAACAAAACCAGCTGAAGATATAATCAAGGCATTTGAATCAGGACAAATTGATTTTGGTGAAAATTATATCCAGGAAGCAACGGATAAAATCGATTCTATAAATAACAATGAAATCCGCTGGCATTTTATTGGGAGGCTCCAGTCCAACAAAGCCAGATTTGCAGTAAAGTATTTTGATTTAATCCATTCTGTTGACTCTTTAAAACTTGCAAAAGAAATTAATAAGCGAGCAGCAGCCCAGGATAAAATCCAAAATATTTTAATCCAGATAAATACAGGTAAAGAAGAGCAAAAATCAGGAATAATGCCTGAAGATTCTGAAAATCTTTTTAAGGAAATCATCAATTTAAAAAATATAAAAATTCTTGGGCTTATGGCAATTCCTCCATTTGGAATGGAAGAAGATGAAGCAAGAAAACATTTTAGCCTTTTGCAAAACACACTAAACAACCTAAATGAAAAATTTCCAAAGCTTAAAATGACAGAGCTTTCCATGGGAATGTCAGATGATTTTCATCTTGCAATTGAATACAACTCCACCATGGTAAGAGTTGGCACAAAAATATTTGGGGAAAGAAGCTATTAA
- a CDS encoding Maf family protein, whose translation MEFKRNHKPLILASKSPRRLELLNSAGIYPIVVESRFEEPEIDNQPPEDFAKMLAYFKALDLAKRRVNYYVLGADTIVVLDNKILLKPRSDKEAFDMLSKLSQNTHEVITGFSLISPEIKKIITASVKTKVSFRRLSTDEINWYISTKEPFDKAGAYGIQSKAASFASSIKGSYTNVVGLPLSEVIEIMEKERIFE comes from the coding sequence ATGGAATTCAAAAGAAATCACAAACCTTTGATATTAGCATCAAAATCACCTAGACGACTTGAGCTTTTAAATTCTGCTGGAATTTATCCAATAGTGGTGGAAAGCAGATTTGAAGAACCTGAAATTGATAATCAACCACCTGAAGATTTTGCAAAAATGCTTGCCTACTTCAAAGCCCTTGACCTTGCAAAAAGAAGGGTTAATTACTATGTTCTAGGTGCTGATACCATTGTAGTACTTGATAATAAAATTCTTTTAAAACCCAGGTCTGATAAAGAGGCTTTTGATATGCTTTCAAAATTAAGCCAAAACACCCATGAAGTGATTACTGGTTTTTCACTTATTTCCCCTGAAATTAAAAAAATCATCACTGCTTCTGTAAAAACAAAGGTTTCCTTCCGAAGGCTTTCCACAGATGAAATCAATTGGTATATAAGTACAAAAGAGCCTTTTGATAAAGCAGGAGCTTATGGAATTCAGTCAAAAGCAGCTTCTTTTGCTTCTTCAATAAAAGGTTCATATACAAATGTAGTTGGTCTTCCTTTAAGTGAAGTAATTGAAATTATGGAAAAAGAAAGGATATTTGAATAA
- the nth gene encoding endonuclease III gives MTKKRFSINKFVSILENEYKKWNAPVITFIAIKGASPYEILISTLLSLRTKDEVTIEATIKLFKKANTPYEMLKLSKEEIEKLIYPVGFYPTKAGRILQISEILINKYNGEVPDTMEELLELPGVGKKTANLVLAEGYNIPAICVDVHVHRISNRIGYVKTKNPNQTEDVLRKKLPKKYWIIYNEILVAFGQTICRPVSPFCSKCPVIDYCKQIGVDKTR, from the coding sequence TTGACTAAAAAAAGATTTTCCATAAATAAGTTTGTCTCAATTCTTGAAAATGAATACAAAAAATGGAACGCCCCTGTAATAACATTTATTGCAATCAAAGGTGCATCTCCCTATGAAATTCTTATTTCAACTCTTTTATCACTTAGAACAAAAGACGAAGTAACCATTGAAGCTACAATAAAGCTTTTTAAAAAAGCCAACACTCCTTATGAAATGCTTAAGCTTTCAAAGGAAGAAATAGAAAAACTGATTTACCCTGTGGGATTTTATCCTACAAAAGCTGGAAGAATACTTCAAATAAGCGAAATCCTAATTAATAAATACAATGGGGAAGTTCCAGATACAATGGAAGAACTTCTTGAACTTCCCGGAGTGGGCAAAAAAACTGCCAACCTTGTTCTTGCTGAAGGATATAATATTCCAGCAATCTGCGTGGATGTACATGTCCATAGAATTTCAAACAGAATTGGATATGTAAAAACAAAAAATCCTAATCAGACTGAAGATGTTCTTAGAAAAAAACTGCCCAAAAAGTACTGGATAATTTACAATGAAATCCTTGTGGCCTTTGGGCAAACAATTTGCAGACCTGTTTCTCCATTTTGTTCAAAATGCCCTGTAATAGATTATTGCAAACAAATAGGAGTGGATAAAACAAGATAA
- a CDS encoding acetate uptake transporter gives MEHQAELANPAPLGLMGFGMTTILLNLHNAGFFEMSSIILSMGIFYGGMAQVIAGLMEFKKGNTFGTTAFTSYGFFWLSFVGLVYLNGKFGLPENSLSFMGWYLLLWGVFTFFMWIGTLKMPKAMQFVFLSLTILFALLAIGDFFDLGGVFATITGIEGIICGASAVYFAMAQVINEVYGREVLPIG, from the coding sequence ATGGAACATCAGGCTGAGCTGGCGAATCCTGCACCTCTGGGTCTTATGGGGTTTGGAATGACAACAATTCTTTTAAATCTGCACAATGCCGGTTTTTTTGAAATGAGCTCTATTATTCTTTCCATGGGTATTTTTTATGGGGGAATGGCACAGGTCATAGCTGGTTTGATGGAGTTTAAAAAAGGCAACACCTTTGGAACTACAGCATTTACCTCATATGGCTTTTTCTGGCTAAGTTTTGTTGGCTTAGTTTATCTTAATGGAAAGTTTGGTCTGCCGGAAAACTCTCTTTCCTTTATGGGATGGTATCTTCTACTATGGGGAGTTTTTACTTTTTTCATGTGGATAGGAACCTTGAAAATGCCAAAAGCCATGCAGTTTGTTTTTCTTTCTCTTACCATTCTCTTTGCTCTTCTTGCAATAGGTGACTTTTTTGATTTAGGCGGTGTTTTTGCAACAATCACAGGGATTGAGGGAATAATTTGCGGTGCTTCTGCAGTTTATTTTGCAATGGCTCAGGTTATCAATGAAGTTTATGGACGAGAAGTTTTGCCCATAGGTTAA
- a CDS encoding BACON domain-containing carbohydrate-binding protein, giving the protein MKFNSSRIWVMLTTSVLVMFAIFSLSGCGSGDSAGIYTGKISYIGVSKGTLADKIEATFVNSVAYDGESTDAPIFIAESCIQSLKSTEQEGIRRTYANLKPIVLIHGNADQINTLLDILGLEQNYTLPEGLPENKDYAELFAIDREADGSVFIWSMYPPGDGVMQPRATTPPTEAPTEPLPDPVTDSDSEQFRRTEMLRNWIDNNGNRLTSKLEGYRQDAIQALVVATDTTAELTQIVPAFVYEKNFSNGGNHYTLYYYIYSCHSFNEADARDYDWFYVRQEGMFNASGGYNGPQKNTKTIWNDQEVHYYVGKYSMNNWMEGLDFPGSGVSLMTAQPENANNKETVTSGVNWNIGGSVGFFGTSATGTMDAGVSITNSSTFTVTDCTLTNRSAEKTNNARWSYEFNKTTHTVSVGKTEINTPTLLSRSNFQPVNQWIWKFSPDIREEKVNSFVSEFDVDLIQSVSGHLILPWVALDAQHNVFDGGLWTINVPLPFPPLLVAPHNLDFSAEGQYKTLNLAVARSWTASSDQDWCSVKPGADSLVYITVDSNTTGEDREAEITYTTDDGNASDKTKVIQSRF; this is encoded by the coding sequence TTGAAATTCAATAGTTCCAGAATATGGGTTATGTTGACAACGTCAGTACTGGTAATGTTCGCAATATTCTCTTTATCCGGATGCGGCTCCGGCGACTCGGCTGGCATATACACAGGAAAGATTTCTTATATTGGAGTCAGTAAGGGCACCCTTGCAGATAAGATCGAGGCGACATTCGTCAATAGCGTTGCCTACGATGGAGAATCTACCGATGCACCGATATTTATAGCCGAATCGTGCATTCAATCACTGAAGTCGACCGAACAAGAAGGCATTCGCAGAACCTACGCTAATTTGAAACCTATTGTATTGATCCATGGCAACGCAGATCAAATAAACACACTACTTGACATCCTTGGACTTGAGCAGAACTATACCCTGCCCGAAGGTTTGCCGGAAAATAAGGATTACGCCGAGCTGTTTGCTATCGATCGAGAAGCTGATGGTTCTGTTTTTATATGGTCGATGTATCCACCCGGCGACGGAGTAATGCAACCTCGCGCTACTACGCCGCCTACAGAAGCACCCACTGAACCGCTGCCTGACCCAGTCACTGACAGCGATTCTGAACAATTCCGCAGAACTGAAATGTTGCGCAATTGGATTGATAATAACGGTAATCGCTTAACATCAAAGCTGGAAGGATATAGACAGGATGCAATCCAGGCTCTTGTTGTAGCCACTGACACGACAGCGGAACTAACCCAGATTGTACCTGCTTTTGTATATGAAAAAAACTTCTCCAATGGTGGGAATCATTATACACTCTACTATTACATCTATTCATGCCACTCCTTCAATGAAGCCGATGCCAGGGATTACGACTGGTTCTATGTACGCCAGGAAGGGATGTTTAATGCATCAGGTGGATATAATGGGCCTCAGAAAAATACAAAGACTATTTGGAACGATCAGGAAGTCCATTACTATGTCGGCAAATACTCAATGAATAACTGGATGGAAGGGCTGGACTTCCCAGGAAGCGGGGTCTCGCTCATGACAGCACAGCCAGAAAACGCCAACAATAAGGAAACGGTCACCAGTGGTGTCAATTGGAACATCGGTGGCTCTGTGGGTTTTTTTGGTACCAGTGCGACTGGCACCATGGACGCAGGAGTCAGCATCACCAACTCGTCAACTTTCACCGTGACTGATTGCACACTAACAAACAGATCCGCAGAAAAAACCAATAACGCCCGCTGGAGCTATGAATTCAATAAAACCACACATACGGTTTCTGTTGGTAAAACTGAAATCAATACTCCCACGCTATTGTCGCGGTCAAATTTTCAGCCGGTGAATCAGTGGATATGGAAATTCTCTCCCGACATTCGTGAGGAAAAAGTAAATTCGTTTGTTTCAGAGTTTGATGTGGATCTGATTCAAAGTGTGAGCGGGCACCTCATATTGCCATGGGTAGCTCTTGATGCACAACACAATGTCTTTGATGGGGGATTATGGACAATAAATGTGCCTTTACCCTTCCCGCCACTGCTGGTGGCCCCGCACAATCTTGATTTCAGTGCGGAGGGGCAATACAAAACGCTGAATTTAGCTGTTGCCCGCAGCTGGACAGCTTCCAGCGACCAGGATTGGTGTAGTGTAAAACCAGGTGCCGACTCCCTTGTTTATATCACTGTTGATTCAAATACCACTGGGGAGGATCGGGAAGCCGAAATCACCTATACAACGGATGACGGCAATGCCTCCGACAAGACTAAAGTTATACAGTCGAGGTTCTAA
- a CDS encoding tyrosine-type recombinase/integrase produces MNRLSTRLFYLGFGFPSKELENGVNIRVLQELMGHSDVKTTEIYTHLMQKDINSVKSPLD; encoded by the coding sequence GTGAACAGATTAAGCACCAGGCTCTTTTATCTGGGATTTGGGTTCCCAAGCAAGGAGCTTGAAAACGGAGTAAATATAAGAGTTTTGCAGGAACTTATGGGGCACTCTGATGTTAAAACAACAGAAATCTATACCCATTTAATGCAAAAAGATATTAACAGTGTGAAAAGTCCTCTGGATTAA
- a CDS encoding Fic family protein, whose product MPDLNFEEIDKLKKKLDSFRPLPLEVLKNLHEDLILRWTFNSNAIEGNTLTLKETKVALEGITIGGKTIKEHFEAINHREAIFFVEELVKKNEPLSQWQIKSIHQLILKNIDDKSAGAYRKNNVIISGADHLPPDFTQVPDLMESFIEAYKKIFIKMHPVEKAARAHVDFVKIHPFIDGNGRTARLLMNLELMKNGFPPVILPVEKRLNYYEFLDLAHTKNDYQPFLKLTAEAVKNSFKPYFYVLGVNNSTF is encoded by the coding sequence ATGCCGGATTTGAACTTTGAAGAAATTGATAAGCTCAAGAAAAAACTGGATTCTTTCAGGCCGTTACCTTTAGAAGTTCTTAAAAATCTTCATGAAGATCTTATTCTAAGATGGACTTTCAATTCCAATGCAATCGAAGGCAACACTCTCACTTTAAAAGAAACTAAGGTTGCTCTGGAAGGAATTACTATTGGTGGCAAAACCATAAAAGAACACTTTGAAGCTATAAATCATAGAGAAGCAATTTTTTTTGTTGAAGAACTGGTAAAAAAAAACGAGCCTTTATCCCAATGGCAGATAAAATCGATTCATCAATTAATATTAAAAAATATAGATGATAAAAGTGCCGGAGCTTATAGAAAAAACAATGTGATTATTTCTGGTGCAGATCATCTTCCTCCAGATTTCACCCAGGTTCCTGATTTAATGGAATCTTTTATAGAAGCATACAAAAAGATTTTTATAAAAATGCATCCTGTGGAAAAAGCTGCAAGGGCTCATGTTGATTTTGTAAAAATTCATCCTTTTATAGATGGGAATGGAAGAACTGCAAGACTTTTAATGAATCTTGAACTTATGAAGAATGGTTTTCCTCCGGTTATTTTACCGGTGGAAAAAAGATTAAATTACTATGAATTTCTTGACCTTGCTCACACTAAAAATGATTATCAACCTTTTTTAAAGCTTACTGCTGAAGCAGTTAAAAACAGTTTTAAGCCTTATTTTTATGTTTTAGGAGTAAATAACTCAACTTTTTAA